ccccggccccgcagcacagagcagcagcagcactccctGCGCCGTCAGGATCCGGTTCTTGGTGGCGTCCCTCAGATTCAGGAACGGCACTGGCATGGGCTCTGCCAAACCGGGTGGGTCAGCCAGATCCCCAAAACTTCCCCCAGACCTCCCGAGACCCACACTCACCATCAACCCTCACAAAAGTCCCGCAGGACTGTGCCATCAAGCCACCGACCTCCACCCGGCAGAAGTAGAGCCCGCTGTGGTtgtgctccaggtgctggaacCTCAGGGTGGAAAGACCGGGCTTGTTCTGATCAACCTCACGACCCATGCCCAGAACCAGCACTTCCTGGGGCCACCTGCAGGTCCAGGTTTCATCCAGGTAGCCCCGGGGACACACCTGGAGCCAGGTGACCTGGGCATCCTGCGGTGCCTTGAAGCGGCACTCGAGGGTCAGGGGCGCCCCGAGAGCTCCGGAGCGGGAGGTGGGTCCGGCAAACACGTACACCGAGGTGTTGCAGGTAGAGGTGACGTTCACAACCAGGGAGGTTGTTGTCTCCAAGCGTGGGGGAGAAGTCGAGTAGGTGTGGTCCTGGCACATGGAACCTGTGGGGACAAAGGGGGCTCATCGAGAAGCGATGACCCTGCTGGGGGCTCAGTGCGGACAGCTGGGACCCCCATGGGTGAAGGTCTCACACAGGAACCCCATGGGTGACACTGGGGGGttgctgcagccagccctgctgtgggtgAAAGTCTCACTTATGGAACCTGAGGAGGACAATTGTGGATTCTTGAGGGGCAGTGAGCCTGCTGGGGGACCCTGCAGACCACAGACCCCCTGTGGGTGAGGTCTCATACAGGGGATCACTGCAGCCCTCCCACGGGTGGAAGGGGTCTCACACAGGGACCCTGCGGCACCACCAGGGGCTCCCCGCAGGccccctggccctgccccacCCAGTTTCAGTTCTCTCTGGGGACAGGAAGTGCCAGGGAGGGGTCCCAGGAGACATGCTGGCACAGGTGGCTGGGGGAAAGAACCCACTGATTTTGGGGTCCCCCAGAGACCCCCTCCTGGGTTCAGCAGTCCCCATGGTCATAGGTAACAGGTAATGGGGACCTGTTGTTACAGGCAGGAGGGGTGGCCACAGGTGGGACCCCCAAGATCCCCAGACCCAAACCCTGAGACCTCCGGAAGTCCTGAAACACCCCAATCCAAAACCCGACACCCCAGAAATTAGACCCTAAGGAGCCCTGAGACCTGCCCCCCCCAAACTCTGAAACCCCAGAAATGAGACCCTGGAAACTCTGAAACCCCCAGACCCAAATGTGGAGACACTGGAACTCCTGAAGCCCCAGACCCACGCCCTGAGATCCCTAGGAGCTTCTGACCCAAGCCCTCAGACCCTGGAACTCCTGACCCCCCAGACACAAACCCCAGAACCTCCCCCCAGAAAACCCTCCAGATGGAAACTCAAACCCTGAGGTCCCCAAAACCCCTAGACCCAAACCCTACTACCCAGCTtccccccctccaccccccagCAAtacctgggaggaggaggaggaagctgaggatgaggagggggcTCGGGACCCCCTGTTTTGGGGCAGCCCCTTGGATTTGGGGAGCGGCCGCCATCAGCTGCAtctgcccaggctctgcaggagatTCGCCCCAGTGCCCCGAGGGGAGGGAAATGGCGGGGGCCCGCCCCCCCTTACACCGCACAAGGGGGGATTAGGGGGCAGGGGGCCTGGGGAATTGAGGGTCTCAGTGTTGGGTTGTTGGGATTTGAGTCTGGACTCTCAGGGATCTGGGGATCTCATTACTGGGATGTCATGGTTTGGCTTTGGGCGGTCTCAGGGGTCCTGGAGTCTCAGGGGTTTGGGGCGTCAAGGTTTGGGTCTGGGGGTTTCCCAGTGGTCTCATGGGTCCCGGAGTCGTGGGTGTTTCGTGGACATCGGAGTCAGGAGCCCGTCGGGGTGGATCTGTGGGTCACACCTCGTGGGGGGTTCCGTGGGCCGCACCCCGTGAGGGAACTGAGTGGGGCCCGTGGGTCACCCGGGGGTCCCTGGGGTGGGGGTCCGTGTGTCGCCGGGGGACTCGTGTGTCGCCGGGGGGCCGCGGCCCCACCTCACTTCCTGCAGGAAGCTCCGGCCGCTCCGACACCGCCGGGGCCGCGCTTTGTGTCCGCCCGGGAAACGCCTTTTTCCGTCCTCCCCCGCGCCCCCctcaccccaaaacacccccaaCACCCCCGACCCGCCCCCCCGTTGGACTCCGcccaccccccccccatttCCTGGATCGCTTCTCCAGCGCGGAAACAGGtacgggggggtggggggttggGCGGGGGGCCCCTGGGTCATCCCCAAACTCCCACTCAACCCCCCAAAGTGCCCCCGAAGTTCTTCTTCACCGCCCGGGATCGCACCCCGACTTCCCACGTGGGTCCCCCATCccaaaggggttttttggggggtccGCCCTGGTGCCCCTCGCCCCGCCCCGTTCTGAATGTGGCCCTTTGTGCGGCACGGGAGCCGCTTTGAGCGCGGCGCCGCTCTCTCCCCACCCGcgacccctccccaaaaccgCAGGGTGGGCGGAGAAACCCCCCCCAACCCCGGagacccccccccaaatcctgagACCCTcccctcaaactcctcacaGGACGAGCCCCGCCCCCGTGAGCAGGATGGAGCCGGAGGAGGGTTTTAATGGGGTGAGCGGTGTCCTCCACCCCTGGGAGTTCCGGGCCTCCCCCGAGATCCCGCGGTCATGGGGGAGGCCCGGAGTCTTGGGAGTCCCGGGGGTCGCAGGGCCTTGGGGGGGGCTCCGCTGttttggggggctcaggggTGTGGGGTTTTAAAGTCCCGGGGGTCCCGAGATCGCAGGATTTCAGACGTCTGAGGGTCCCAGGGGTTCTGAGGGGGTCCTGGGAGTCTTGGGGGTCTGGGGGTTTCTGGCATCCTGGAGTCTCAGTCTTGGGGTCACCGGCGTCTCGGGGTCCCCCCGAGACTGGGGGAGTCCTCTGGGTCTCAGGGGTCTTGGGgtgcctggagctctggggatCAAGGGGGTCTCAGGGTTGGGAATCCTGAGGATGTCCCGGGAAGTCTGGAGGACCCCACCAACATCCCCCAGGGCTCCCAaatcctcccctccttccccccaaGCCCCCCTGCGCGGGTGCCCGAGGCCCCTCGGCCGCTGCCATCATCGGCGCCGAGGACGAGGACTTCGAGAATGACATCGAGCCCGTGAGTGTAGGAGGGATCCCTGCGGGAATCCCCCGGGTTTCCCCCCAACAAATCCTGACCGCTCACCCCCCCCACAACCCCTCCCCAGACCCCCGAGGAGCAGAACAGCCAATTCCAGAGCCTGGAGGTGCTGCGGCAGCACCCGCTGTCCCTCATGGCCTTCCTGCAGCACGTCGTGCTCCAGTTCGACTCCTGCCCCGTGGTGAGATGGGAAGGGGGCTACCAGACCTCCCAGAAACCCCCTAAAATCCGGGGGGGTTCCTGACGGTGAAATTTCCCAAGGGTGGGAGGCTGCACCTTTGGAGTAACCTCTTGTCTCTGTTCCCCCCTCCccgctggcaggggctggagctgaggtAAAATAGAGGAAGGATGAAGGTTTGGGTGGGGGGGGGCCGGTTGGACTTTGTGGGGCGGGTCACCCCATCTccccctccccca
The nucleotide sequence above comes from Hirundo rustica isolate bHirRus1 unplaced genomic scaffold, bHirRus1.pri.v3 scaffold_198_arrow_ctg1, whole genome shotgun sequence. Encoded proteins:
- the CD79A gene encoding B-cell antigen receptor complex-associated protein alpha chain isoform X3, with product MQLMAAAPQIQGAAPKQGVPSPLLILSFLLLLPGSMCQDHTYSTSPPRLETTTSLVVNVTSTCNTSVWPQEVLVLGMGREVDQNKPGLSTLRFQHLEHNHSGLYFCRVEVGGLMAQSCGTFVRVDEPMPVPFLNLRDATKNRILTAQGVLLLLCAAGPGLLLLFRKRWANERLLQPKKISIEEENLYEGLNLDECSMYEDISRGVQPTYQDVGTLATTDSLLEKP
- the CD79A gene encoding B-cell antigen receptor complex-associated protein alpha chain isoform X1, with translation MQLMAAAPQIQGAAPKQGVPSPLLILSFLLLLPGSMCQDHTYSTSPPRLETTTSLVVNVTSTCNTSVYVFAGPTSRSGALGAPLTLECRFKAPQDAQVTWLQVCPRGYLDETWTCRWPQEVLVLGMGREVDQNKPGLSTLRFQHLEHNHSGLYFCRVEVGGLMAQSCGTFVRVDEPMPVPFLNLRDATKNRILTAQGVLLLLCAAGPGLLLLFRKRWANERLLQPKKISIEEENLYEGLNLDECSMYEDISRGVQPTYQDVGTLATTDSLLEKP
- the CD79A gene encoding B-cell antigen receptor complex-associated protein alpha chain isoform X2, which encodes MCQDHTYSTSPPRLETTTSLVVNVTSTCNTSVYVFAGPTSRSGALGAPLTLECRFKAPQDAQVTWLQVCPRGYLDETWTCRWPQEVLVLGMGREVDQNKPGLSTLRFQHLEHNHSGLYFCRVEVGGLMAQSCGTFVRVDEPMPVPFLNLRDATKNRILTAQGVLLLLCAAGPGLLLLFRKRWANERLLQPKKISIEEENLYEGLNLDECSMYEDISRGVQPTYQDVGTLATTDSLLEKP